In Oscillatoria salina IIICB1, the following proteins share a genomic window:
- a CDS encoding P-type ATPase: MTNSLSISDRDKVEACLVNHFPGRARFRIYRLQNDSDYAVNLQQFLLAQPGINQVRVNRVAASIAINYRYRDASLLEIASHLANLIQKAATNQSISAQATKDSTSATENWSSLTLPVFTTVVSWLSNQSRFVWLRPIALASLVTLSLPIAKRASQSLFGDRQINIDCLDLLAVGLSYGQGRLATPALVITLHELGDLIRDRTARSTEIQTSDLLDAIGHFAWVIREGKPLQINSDRVEPGETVIVYPGEQIPVDGEVIKGVATVDQQQLTGEAMPIVAQEGTMVYASTLVRSGQIYLRADRVGHNTRAAASLALLQNAPVHDTRMANYAAQIADRLILPSLLLATVVFGITKEPARAASILTLDFVTGIRVSMPTAFLGALNHNGSAIAAGLNSLRPLVVHQLEEQHSGKLL; the protein is encoded by the coding sequence TTGACTAATTCTTTATCGATAAGCGATCGAGACAAGGTAGAAGCTTGTTTAGTTAATCATTTTCCCGGTCGGGCTAGATTCCGCATTTACCGTTTGCAAAATGACTCGGATTATGCTGTTAATTTACAACAATTCTTATTGGCTCAACCGGGAATTAATCAGGTGAGGGTTAATCGTGTTGCGGCTTCGATCGCGATTAATTATCGCTATCGAGATGCTTCGCTCTTAGAAATTGCTTCTCATTTGGCTAATTTAATCCAAAAAGCAGCGACAAATCAGTCAATTTCAGCCCAAGCAACTAAAGATTCGACCTCAGCAACGGAAAATTGGTCGAGTCTCACTTTACCCGTCTTCACGACAGTGGTGAGTTGGTTGAGCAATCAAAGCAGATTCGTGTGGTTACGCCCGATCGCTCTAGCTAGTTTAGTTACTCTTAGTTTACCGATCGCGAAAAGAGCTAGTCAAAGTCTTTTTGGCGATCGCCAAATTAATATTGATTGTTTAGACTTATTAGCGGTGGGTTTGAGTTACGGACAGGGAAGATTAGCAACTCCAGCCTTAGTGATTACCCTACACGAATTAGGGGATTTGATTCGCGATCGCACCGCTCGTTCCACAGAAATCCAAACTAGCGATCTCCTCGATGCGATCGGACATTTTGCTTGGGTAATCAGGGAAGGAAAACCCTTACAAATTAACAGCGATCGCGTTGAACCTGGGGAAACCGTGATTGTCTATCCTGGAGAACAAATTCCCGTCGATGGCGAAGTCATCAAAGGTGTAGCGACGGTTGACCAACAGCAATTGACGGGGGAAGCTATGCCCATAGTTGCCCAAGAGGGAACTATGGTTTATGCTTCCACTTTAGTTCGTTCTGGGCAAATTTATCTGCGTGCCGACAGGGTAGGACACAATACTCGTGCGGCTGCTAGTCTGGCATTGTTACAAAATGCCCCCGTACACGATACTCGCATGGCAAATTATGCCGCCCAAATTGCCGATCGCTTAATCTTACCTTCGTTACTATTAGCGACAGTTGTCTTTGGGATTACTAAAGAACCTGCTAGGGCAGCTTCAATCCTGACATTGGATTTCGTCACCGGAATTCGGGTTTCCATGCCAACCGCCTTTTTAGGTGCTTTAAACCATAATGGTTCGGCGATCGCTGCGGGACTCAATAGTCTTCGTCCTTTAGTTGTACATCAGTTAGAGGAACAACATTCAGGGAAACTCCTTTGA
- the cobN gene encoding cobaltochelatase subunit CobN, which produces MHRIAATPGGWNPNSEGVIFIEQTPAPIIFLTAADTDIQTLAVSLAFLPVDFPEIRAVNLLQLQQELTIDTYSETVLSKAKVIILRLLGGRAYWAYGLEVVKEIVAETKASLFVLPGEEIPDPNLMSHSTVSLAAVNKLWRYFTEAGVENFVNALQFVSDLCLGSNYQPSSPQVVPRVGLYSFQVRSQQISAEDIRTKVLTTNSEDNSSKSSTNQVRSQRFSAEDNRTKVLTTNSEDNSSKSSTNQVRSQRFSAEDNRTKVLTTNSEDNSSKSSTNQVRSQRFSAEDNRTKVLTTNSEDNRTKVLTTNSGKKVGLLFYRAHYLAGNLAAIEAICQALVERNLQPVPVFISSLREPDVQTELLTYFQPEDTEAISLLLNTTSFSLGKIGNEEQPKLWQKLDVPVLQVILSSSTKEQWEASFQGLTARDVAMNVALPEVDGRIITRAVSFKSVKSWNEALETDVVVYQEMRDRVNFIADLAANWLKLKQTPVTERKIALILANYPNKDGRIANGVGLDTPASCIKILKAMQQTGYKIANIPETGDELISLLTASVTNDPEGKELRPVRQSLSITEYQKDFNTLPEKNQREISDRWNKLEKKDTLTQSSLTNFPIPGIQLGNIFIGIQPSRGYDIDPSLNYHAPDLEPTPEYLAYYYWLKHHFQALAIIHLGKHGNLEWLPGKSIALSAECYPEIALGAIPNFYPFIVNDPGEGSQAKRRSHSVIIDHLTPPLTRAELYGNLQKLEALIDEYYEAQTLDPSRLKLIGTKITQLIQQENLDQELGINNLEIDSLAQFLTLADGYLCELKEAQIRDGLHIFGQLPQPKQLRDLIIAIARSPNQDRQGITRAIAKDLNLDFDPLTTNLSTKLNNFFPFSRQDAKNIGDAVEIIEEIATQLIENLLQNQPKPTQTNHPRLSAFIRGSQIYLNENTQKELTWITNYLLPKLQQTHQEITNLLRGLDAKYIPSGAAGAPTRGRPEVLPTGRNFYSVDIRAIPTETAWDVGRKAAEAVVERYTQENGEYPKSLAISVWGTSTMRTGGDDIAEALALLGVRPVWDGLSRRVVDFEILSLSALGRPRVDVTLRISGFFRDGFPNLIDLMYQAIAAVASLDEPPEQNPLAAQTKQEQAFWESQGLEKEPAKEISLYRIFGSKPGAYGAGLQGLIEAQNWTDDADLARAYINWSSYAYTGSNAKAVSAPEAFQQRLQQLQIVLHNQDNREHDLLDSDDYYQFQGGLTAAVRAVSGKNPQTYFGDNSLPSNPKVRQLKEEIARVYRSRVINPKWIAGVMRHGYKGAFEMAATVDYLFAYDATARCVEDYMYQGVAEAYLFDSEVQDFIQQKNPWALRDMAERLLEANQRNLWQSASPEVLSQLRQIVLESEAKIESII; this is translated from the coding sequence ATGCACCGTATTGCTGCAACACCGGGAGGCTGGAATCCTAATTCTGAAGGAGTTATTTTTATTGAACAAACACCTGCACCAATTATTTTTTTGACTGCTGCTGATACGGATATTCAAACTTTAGCTGTGAGTTTAGCTTTTCTACCTGTTGATTTCCCGGAAATTCGGGCAGTAAATTTACTTCAGTTACAACAAGAATTAACTATTGATACCTACTCGGAAACTGTTTTATCTAAAGCTAAAGTAATTATTTTGCGTTTGCTTGGTGGTCGTGCTTATTGGGCTTATGGTTTAGAAGTAGTTAAGGAAATTGTCGCTGAAACAAAGGCGAGTTTATTTGTTTTGCCAGGTGAGGAAATACCCGATCCTAATTTGATGAGTCATTCGACTGTTTCCTTAGCAGCAGTTAATAAGTTATGGCGTTATTTCACTGAAGCTGGTGTGGAAAATTTTGTTAATGCTTTGCAATTTGTCAGCGATCTTTGCTTGGGTTCTAATTATCAACCTTCTTCACCTCAAGTTGTCCCTCGCGTAGGATTATATTCGTTTCAGGTTCGTAGTCAGCAAATTAGCGCTGAAGATATTCGGACTAAAGTCCTCACTACTAACTCGGAAGATAATAGTAGTAAATCCTCGACAAATCAGGTTCGTAGTCAGCGCTTTAGCGCTGAAGATAATCGGACTAAAGTCCTCACTACTAACTCGGAAGATAATAGTAGTAAATCCTCGACAAATCAGGTTCGTAGTCAGCGCTTTAGCGCTGAAGATAATCGGACTAAAGTCCTCACTACTAACTCTGAGGATAATAGTAGTAAATCCTCGACAAATCAGGTTCGTAGTCAGCGCTTTAGCGCTGAAGATAATCGGACTAAAGTCCTCACTACTAACTCTGAGGATAATCGGACTAAAGTCCTCACTACTAACTCTGGGAAAAAAGTAGGTTTACTGTTCTATCGCGCTCATTATTTAGCTGGAAATTTAGCAGCAATTGAGGCAATTTGTCAAGCCCTTGTAGAGAGAAATTTACAACCAGTTCCCGTTTTTATCTCTTCTTTACGGGAACCAGATGTGCAAACAGAATTATTAACTTATTTTCAACCTGAAGATACAGAAGCAATTAGTTTATTACTCAATACAACTAGCTTTTCTCTCGGTAAAATTGGCAATGAAGAACAACCGAAACTTTGGCAAAAATTAGACGTGCCCGTGTTACAAGTTATCCTCAGTAGTAGCACCAAAGAACAATGGGAAGCGAGTTTTCAAGGCTTAACTGCGAGAGATGTAGCCATGAACGTTGCCTTACCAGAAGTAGATGGGAGAATTATCACTAGGGCGGTATCATTCAAATCAGTTAAAAGCTGGAACGAAGCCTTAGAAACCGATGTTGTAGTTTATCAAGAAATGCGCGATCGCGTAAATTTCATTGCCGACTTAGCTGCAAATTGGCTAAAATTAAAGCAAACTCCAGTAACAGAAAGGAAAATTGCTTTAATCTTAGCGAACTACCCCAACAAAGATGGCAGAATTGCCAACGGAGTAGGGTTAGACACACCTGCTAGCTGTATAAAAATCCTCAAAGCCATGCAACAAACTGGCTATAAAATCGCAAATATTCCCGAAACTGGAGATGAATTAATTTCCTTACTTACTGCTAGCGTCACCAACGACCCAGAAGGAAAAGAACTGCGTCCCGTACGACAAAGCTTATCAATTACAGAATACCAAAAAGACTTTAACACACTACCAGAAAAAAATCAGCGCGAGATTAGCGATCGCTGGAACAAACTCGAAAAAAAAGACACACTCACTCAATCATCTTTAACTAACTTCCCGATACCTGGAATCCAACTCGGAAACATTTTCATTGGCATTCAACCATCCAGAGGATACGACATCGACCCAAGTTTAAACTATCACGCCCCCGACTTAGAACCAACCCCCGAATACTTAGCTTATTACTATTGGCTAAAACACCACTTCCAAGCCCTAGCCATAATTCATCTCGGCAAACATGGAAACCTAGAATGGCTACCAGGAAAAAGTATTGCCCTCTCCGCCGAATGTTATCCCGAAATTGCCCTAGGTGCAATCCCAAACTTTTACCCATTTATTGTTAACGACCCCGGCGAAGGTTCCCAAGCAAAACGACGTTCCCACAGCGTAATTATCGACCATTTAACACCACCATTAACCCGCGCCGAACTGTATGGCAACTTACAAAAACTAGAAGCATTAATCGACGAATATTACGAAGCCCAAACCTTAGACCCTTCCCGACTAAAATTAATTGGCACAAAAATAACCCAACTAATCCAACAAGAAAACCTCGACCAAGAATTAGGAATAAATAACCTAGAAATCGACTCCCTCGCCCAATTTTTAACCCTTGCAGACGGCTACCTTTGCGAACTAAAAGAAGCCCAAATTCGCGACGGACTACACATTTTTGGACAACTCCCCCAACCCAAACAACTCCGAGACTTAATCATCGCAATAGCCCGTTCTCCAAATCAAGATCGTCAAGGAATAACTCGCGCCATAGCCAAAGACTTAAACCTAGACTTCGACCCTCTCACAACTAACCTTAGCACCAAATTAAACAACTTTTTTCCATTTTCGCGCCAAGACGCAAAAAACATCGGCGATGCCGTCGAAATCATCGAAGAAATTGCCACCCAACTAATCGAAAACCTCCTCCAAAACCAACCCAAACCCACACAAACAAATCATCCGCGTTTATCCGCGTTCATCCGTGGTTCCCAAATCTACTTAAACGAAAACACCCAAAAAGAATTAACCTGGATAACCAATTATCTCCTCCCCAAACTCCAACAAACCCATCAAGAAATAACCAATTTATTGCGCGGTTTAGACGCAAAATATATTCCCAGTGGTGCTGCGGGCGCACCCACGCGGGGACGACCGGAAGTGTTACCCACTGGTCGCAATTTTTACTCAGTTGATATCCGGGCAATTCCTACCGAAACTGCCTGGGATGTCGGCAGAAAGGCGGCTGAAGCAGTAGTGGAAAGATATACTCAGGAAAATGGCGAGTATCCAAAATCACTCGCGATCTCCGTATGGGGAACCTCGACGATGCGAACTGGTGGAGATGACATCGCCGAAGCGTTAGCATTGCTGGGAGTACGTCCGGTTTGGGATGGGTTATCGCGTCGGGTAGTAGACTTTGAAATCCTTTCTCTGTCTGCGTTAGGTCGTCCTCGCGTCGATGTCACGTTGCGGATATCGGGCTTTTTTCGCGACGGATTTCCCAACTTAATAGATTTAATGTACCAGGCGATCGCTGCGGTGGCAAGCTTAGACGAACCCCCGGAACAAAACCCTTTAGCCGCGCAAACTAAGCAGGAACAGGCTTTTTGGGAGTCTCAGGGCTTAGAAAAAGAACCAGCTAAAGAGATCTCACTTTACCGTATTTTTGGTTCAAAACCGGGTGCATACGGTGCGGGTTTACAAGGTTTAATTGAAGCCCAAAATTGGACAGATGATGCAGATTTAGCTCGTGCTTATATTAATTGGAGTTCTTACGCTTATACTGGATCTAATGCGAAAGCTGTTTCTGCCCCTGAAGCTTTTCAACAACGTTTACAACAGTTACAAATTGTCCTTCATAACCAAGATAATCGCGAACACGATTTGCTTGACTCGGATGATTATTATCAGTTTCAAGGTGGTTTAACTGCGGCAGTCCGGGCGGTTTCTGGTAAAAATCCCCAAACTTATTTTGGCGATAATTCTCTTCCTAGTAATCCCAAAGTTAGACAACTAAAAGAAGAAATTGCGCGAGTATATCGTTCTCGTGTTATTAATCCAAAATGGATTGCTGGAGTCATGCGTCATGGTTATAAAGGTGCTTTTGAAATGGCGGCAACTGTTGATTATTTGTTCGCTTACGATGCCACTGCTAGATGTGTGGAAGATTATATGTATCAAGGAGTAGCTGAAGCTTATTTGTTTGACTCAGAAGTACAAGATTTTATTCAGCAAAAAAATCCTTGGGCATTGCGCGATATGGCGGAAAGATTATTAGAAGCAAATCAACGGAATTTATGGCAGTCGGCTAGTCCAGAAGTTTTGTCACAATTGAGGCAAATTGTGTTAGAATCTGAAGCCAAAATCGAAAGCATAATTTAG
- the feoB gene encoding Fe(2+) transporter permease subunit FeoB yields MKKRTIALIGNPNCGKTTLFNDLTGANQRTGNWPGVTVDRKEGKYSYEGVEITVVDLPGVYSLDAEDEGTGLDELIARDYLLSGEADLVINIVDASNLERNLYLTTQIVEMRLPMLTALNMIDVARERELDINTEVLSQRLGCFVIPISAFLGEGIEILRSQINQLIDNPGNLPTVVAYPAVIEDTLNQIEPLVQKKGRNQKVSTRWIALKLLEYEDRVAPELKGKELDRIIVENRRKIHQLLHEDIDIIVADSRYGFIRSLIQSSVRQSRNLSSTKSDQIDRFVLNRWIGIPLFLVVMYLMFFLAINVGGAFIDFFDISFGTVFVDAPQAWLESLNAPGWFIGFVTAIGGGIQTVATFIPQIGLLFVILSILEDSGYMARAAFVMDKLMRFVGLPGKAFVPMLVGFGCNVPAIMATRTLENRRDRLMTIMMNPFMSCGARLPVYALFAAAFFPRNGQNLVFGLYLIGIGAAIFTGLVMKNTIMQGEASPFVMELPPYHLPKLKGVIIRAWDRLKGFLLRAGKVIVLMVMVLSLLNSIGTDGSFGRQDSQDSILSATSQAVTPVFAPMGIRQENWPATVGIFTGVFAKEAMVGSLDSLYSQLAQEDVGEEESAEAFDFWDGIAAAFVSIPANLADLGNQLLDPLGLNIGDVQNQATVATEQEVAVGTFGQMATRFNNTVAAFAYLLFVLMYFPCVAATGAVYRETNLGWTVLVGLWTTGLGYWVATMFYQIATFPQHPGFSLAWIIGGVVAMVGTIFFLKLSRSPRGFSANKQQTVNTSTRV; encoded by the coding sequence ATGAAAAAACGCACGATCGCCTTAATTGGCAATCCTAACTGTGGTAAAACCACACTTTTCAACGATCTCACTGGTGCAAATCAGCGCACCGGAAATTGGCCCGGAGTCACAGTTGACCGCAAAGAAGGGAAATACAGCTACGAAGGCGTAGAAATTACCGTTGTCGATTTGCCAGGAGTCTATTCCTTAGACGCAGAAGATGAAGGGACGGGACTCGACGAATTAATTGCGCGAGATTATCTTTTGTCTGGAGAAGCAGATTTAGTAATTAATATCGTCGATGCTTCTAATTTAGAGCGCAACCTTTACCTCACCACTCAGATCGTGGAAATGCGCCTTCCCATGCTCACAGCCCTAAACATGATCGATGTCGCGCGGGAACGAGAATTAGACATTAATACCGAAGTTCTCTCCCAGAGATTAGGTTGTTTTGTCATTCCCATCAGTGCTTTTCTGGGAGAAGGAATCGAAATCCTCAGAAGCCAAATCAACCAACTGATTGATAATCCGGGGAATCTGCCAACAGTGGTGGCTTATCCTGCCGTAATTGAAGATACCCTCAACCAAATTGAACCCCTAGTCCAAAAAAAAGGACGCAACCAAAAGGTTTCTACCCGGTGGATCGCGCTAAAATTACTCGAATACGAAGACCGAGTTGCCCCTGAACTCAAAGGAAAAGAACTAGACCGCATTATTGTAGAAAATCGCCGTAAGATTCACCAACTTTTACACGAAGACATTGATATTATTGTCGCTGATAGTCGTTACGGCTTTATCCGTAGCTTAATCCAAAGCTCAGTCAGACAATCAAGGAATTTGAGTAGCACCAAATCCGACCAAATCGATCGATTTGTCCTCAATCGTTGGATTGGTATTCCTCTATTTTTAGTGGTGATGTACTTAATGTTTTTCCTCGCCATTAACGTTGGCGGTGCATTTATCGATTTCTTCGATATTTCCTTTGGGACTGTCTTTGTCGATGCCCCTCAAGCTTGGTTAGAATCTTTGAATGCGCCTGGATGGTTCATTGGATTCGTAACTGCGATCGGCGGTGGGATTCAAACAGTAGCTACATTTATTCCCCAAATTGGCTTACTCTTCGTGATTCTCTCAATTCTCGAAGACTCCGGTTATATGGCAAGGGCAGCCTTTGTCATGGATAAATTAATGCGCTTCGTGGGATTACCGGGAAAAGCCTTTGTGCCGATGTTGGTGGGTTTTGGCTGTAACGTTCCAGCAATTATGGCGACTCGAACCTTAGAAAATCGACGCGATCGCCTCATGACTATTATGATGAATCCGTTTATGTCCTGCGGAGCAAGATTACCCGTCTACGCGCTATTTGCGGCAGCTTTCTTTCCTCGCAACGGGCAAAACCTGGTTTTTGGTCTATATTTAATCGGTATTGGCGCAGCCATCTTTACCGGATTAGTGATGAAAAACACGATCATGCAAGGGGAAGCTTCGCCCTTTGTCATGGAATTACCGCCCTATCATCTTCCCAAACTAAAAGGAGTAATCATCCGCGCTTGGGATCGACTCAAAGGATTTTTACTCAGAGCAGGTAAAGTAATTGTCTTGATGGTAATGGTTTTGAGTTTATTAAACTCGATTGGCACTGATGGCTCTTTTGGGCGACAAGATAGCCAAGATTCGATTTTATCAGCGACTAGCCAAGCCGTTACCCCAGTATTTGCCCCAATGGGAATTCGCCAAGAAAATTGGCCCGCTACCGTCGGTATTTTTACCGGAGTTTTTGCTAAAGAAGCGATGGTGGGTTCTCTCGATTCTCTTTACAGTCAATTAGCGCAAGAAGACGTAGGAGAAGAAGAATCAGCAGAGGCTTTTGATTTTTGGGACGGAATTGCTGCTGCTTTTGTCAGTATTCCTGCTAATTTAGCCGATCTTGGCAACCAATTACTCGATCCCCTCGGCTTAAATATTGGTGACGTACAAAACCAAGCTACTGTCGCCACCGAACAAGAAGTAGCCGTCGGAACTTTTGGACAGATGGCAACCAGATTCAACAATACAGTAGCAGCTTTTGCTTATTTATTATTCGTCTTGATGTACTTTCCCTGCGTTGCTGCCACAGGCGCAGTTTACCGCGAAACTAACTTAGGTTGGACAGTGTTAGTCGGGTTATGGACAACAGGGTTAGGCTACTGGGTGGCGACTATGTTCTATCAAATTGCCACTTTCCCTCAACATCCAGGCTTTTCTCTCGCTTGGATTATCGGCGGAGTAGTAGCGATGGTAGGAACAATTTTCTTCCTCAAACTATCTCGCAGTCCCCGTGGGTTTTCTGCTAACAAACAGCAGACTGTCAATACCTCAACCCGTGTTTAA
- a CDS encoding FeoC-like transcriptional regulator, translating to MILKELQEFVFKYHRVSLAEMELRFHIDGDALRQMLNKLVKKGRISKLPIPEHCHGCTSCNPDTIEFYEWVDIAYQNQDFSLLPENPLTKAQIHGIHHSEEDRVASEQTGIKYAVILDNCETNR from the coding sequence ATGATTTTAAAAGAATTACAAGAGTTTGTCTTTAAGTATCATCGTGTTTCTTTAGCAGAAATGGAGTTACGCTTTCATATTGATGGAGATGCCCTCAGACAAATGCTCAATAAGTTAGTTAAAAAAGGTAGGATATCTAAGTTACCAATTCCCGAACATTGTCATGGCTGTACTTCCTGTAATCCTGATACGATTGAGTTTTATGAATGGGTAGATATAGCTTATCAAAATCAGGATTTTTCCCTGCTACCTGAAAACCCTTTGACAAAAGCGCAAATTCACGGTATTCACCATTCAGAAGAAGATCGAGTTGCCTCTGAGCAGACAGGAATTAAATATGCAGTAATTCTAGACAATTGTGAAACTAATCGTTAA
- the ftnA gene encoding non-heme ferritin translates to MLSQKAIDRLNQQINLEIYSSHLYLQMSSWCAHKSLDGCATFLSQHADEEMTHMRRLLNYLQETGGLVIIGGMQAPPTEFNSLTEMFEQIYEHEQVVTSKINDLVHLANTEPDYATLQFLQWYVAEQHQEEFLFKSILDKIKLIGTEGQGIFFIDREIANLAANRTQETTAMNQ, encoded by the coding sequence ATGTTATCTCAAAAAGCGATCGATCGCCTCAACCAACAAATCAACCTAGAGATCTATTCATCTCATCTCTATCTCCAAATGAGTTCTTGGTGCGCTCACAAATCTCTCGATGGTTGTGCGACTTTCTTAAGTCAACACGCTGATGAAGAAATGACGCATATGCGTCGCCTCCTTAACTATCTCCAAGAAACAGGTGGTTTGGTAATTATTGGCGGGATGCAAGCACCACCAACAGAGTTTAATTCCTTGACAGAAATGTTCGAGCAAATTTACGAACACGAACAAGTTGTCACCAGTAAAATTAATGATTTAGTACATTTGGCAAATACCGAACCTGATTATGCTACGCTTCAGTTTCTTCAATGGTATGTCGCCGAACAACATCAAGAAGAATTTTTGTTTAAGAGTATTCTTGACAAAATTAAACTGATTGGTACAGAAGGACAAGGTATCTTTTTTATCGATCGCGAAATTGCGAATCTGGCTGCTAACCGAACTCAAGAAACAACGGCGATGAATCAATAA
- a CDS encoding FeoA family protein, whose protein sequence is MPLAKAEIGDRLWIAGYKSKDGINRLLGMGLAPGMAIQVLQNLAGNIVVGLGDSRIGIDGGMAKRILVSDRPFDYLVEVQEVNDMETQKTTLKDLQINQQAKVAGYEATDSSTQKAYKKKLLAMGLTPGTEFTVTRVAPLGDPVEILVRGFKLSLRKDEAAALVVEALN, encoded by the coding sequence ATGCCATTAGCAAAAGCTGAAATCGGCGATCGCCTCTGGATTGCTGGCTATAAAAGCAAAGATGGGATTAATCGACTCTTGGGAATGGGATTAGCTCCAGGAATGGCTATTCAAGTGCTGCAAAACCTTGCTGGCAATATTGTTGTCGGTTTGGGAGACAGTCGCATCGGAATCGACGGTGGGATGGCAAAGCGAATACTCGTCTCCGATCGCCCCTTTGATTATCTTGTCGAAGTGCAAGAGGTTAATGACATGGAAACCCAGAAAACGACCCTGAAAGATTTACAAATCAACCAGCAAGCAAAAGTAGCTGGCTACGAAGCCACTGACAGTTCTACTCAGAAAGCTTATAAGAAAAAGTTATTAGCAATGGGTTTAACCCCTGGTACAGAGTTTACCGTCACCCGCGTCGCTCCCCTCGGCGATCCCGTAGAAATTCTCGTGCGAGGTTTCAAATTAAGTTTGCGTAAAGACGAGGCTGCTGCACTGGTAGTTGAAGCCTTAAATTAA
- a CDS encoding DUF5132 domain-containing protein gives MSPMQKQLGPSLTEQMKNAYRKNPVLTVAVGVGAVILAPTIIPLVKPLAKAALKSSVTFYEKTKGAVAETGEVIGDIVAEAKAEVATEQAKKASMAAGLMAAANTDRQMQDN, from the coding sequence ATGTCACCCATGCAAAAACAACTCGGACCTTCTCTTACCGAGCAAATGAAGAATGCCTACAGAAAAAATCCCGTTTTGACAGTAGCTGTCGGCGTAGGGGCAGTTATTTTAGCTCCCACAATTATACCTTTGGTCAAACCTCTTGCTAAAGCAGCACTTAAAAGTAGTGTTACTTTCTATGAAAAAACGAAAGGAGCAGTAGCAGAAACTGGAGAAGTTATCGGCGATATTGTTGCTGAAGCCAAAGCCGAAGTAGCTACTGAACAAGCTAAAAAAGCTAGTATGGCAGCAGGTTTAATGGCGGCAGCAAATACCGATCGACAAATGCAAGACAACTAA
- a CDS encoding HMA2 domain-containing protein: MTTTTSSNDLNNFSPEDTASQLGAFLKEHGEIETILPVALGLFVTSRFQLRGANALLVNLLVASLVRQIFFQLKQQTPQLVAESNTSNVNNDINTEDTIGEPNFQGYAISHAVPGRVRLRMPQLALDAGFAHRLEQALNADEYVRKVRINRAAASIAINYNNQGLSDWELGMRLMGIINSIQEENPVSQAIS, encoded by the coding sequence ATGACTACAACAACTTCAAGCAACGACCTCAATAACTTTTCTCCAGAAGATACAGCTTCCCAATTGGGAGCATTTTTAAAAGAACATGGCGAGATTGAAACTATTCTCCCCGTAGCGCTCGGATTATTTGTTACCAGTCGATTTCAACTGCGAGGAGCTAATGCTTTATTAGTTAATTTGTTAGTCGCAAGTTTAGTGCGTCAAATTTTTTTCCAACTGAAACAACAAACACCTCAACTGGTGGCTGAAAGTAATACTTCTAATGTAAATAATGATATCAATACGGAGGATACAATTGGAGAACCTAATTTCCAAGGCTATGCAATTAGCCATGCTGTTCCAGGACGAGTGCGTTTGCGGATGCCTCAACTAGCACTTGATGCGGGTTTTGCTCATCGTTTAGAACAGGCTTTAAATGCTGATGAATATGTTAGGAAGGTGCGGATTAATCGTGCCGCAGCTTCGATTGCGATTAATTACAATAATCAAGGATTATCGGATTGGGAATTGGGTATGCGTTTAATGGGTATTATTAATAGTATTCAAGAAGAAAATCCAGTTTCTCAAGCGATAAGTTAA
- a CDS encoding ferritin-like domain-containing protein, translating into MLEKLKQALVEALHDEYKARATYRLVMQKFGEIKPFINILQSEERHIQALLSLFRKYQIPVPVDDWENRIQTPTSVLSACQAGVQAEIENGEMYQRLLALTPEYPDVQRVFLNLQRASQENHLRAFQRCVQRSGNSHIGRGKGRCQNHGGHRGRRHRYC; encoded by the coding sequence ATGTTAGAAAAATTAAAACAAGCTCTAGTTGAAGCCCTTCATGATGAATACAAAGCCCGCGCTACCTATCGGCTAGTCATGCAAAAGTTTGGCGAAATTAAACCATTTATTAACATTCTTCAATCTGAAGAACGACATATTCAAGCCTTACTCTCATTATTTCGGAAATATCAAATTCCCGTTCCTGTGGATGACTGGGAAAATCGAATTCAAACCCCTACTTCAGTTTTGTCAGCTTGTCAAGCTGGGGTGCAAGCAGAAATTGAAAATGGAGAAATGTATCAACGGTTATTAGCTCTCACCCCAGAATATCCTGATGTCCAGCGCGTGTTTTTGAACTTACAAAGAGCCTCACAAGAAAATCATTTACGGGCATTTCAACGTTGCGTCCAGAGGTCAGGAAATAGTCACATCGGTCGAGGAAAAGGAAGATGTCAAAATCATGGCGGTCATCGTGGGAGAAGACATCGTTACTGTTAA